Proteins encoded together in one Branchiostoma lanceolatum isolate klBraLanc5 chromosome 11, klBraLanc5.hap2, whole genome shotgun sequence window:
- the LOC136444732 gene encoding putative ferric-chelate reductase 1 isoform X1, translating to MSFLQTNKMWRVILSLLAVTAVVRAYPSGAPSTACTDMFPQHGPSEQTSTPPYELVVDKTTYAGGEEVQVTLQRTGNSATFKGFFIQARTVGSTDAQGRFTTLDSGTTKTVNCGSEANSENGVTHTGRTEKTEVAVTWTAPANRVGHIQFRATVVQTETVFWVSEVTSAYVEDPTAGPVPTPASSDSQDVGVTSNGCGSTKGCYQAPTNCAPPSCEYFSSWQTSGDSVLFEVSGTSNGYVAVGISADNTMGLDDIYECVYNSDSGDTTVYSSWSTGKSMPERDTTQPQGGISTIVGSYVEGVVSCKFTRSINDAAAGRRKRQAKVNNGRFYDLNDDFYVLMSKGSTSGNALSYHATNRVVSSGKVDFQSNTQVTGAGSPDIVKAHGSLMMIAWICTASVGVLMARFFKHLWPDSQLCKEKVWFAIHRAMMISTVLLTIIAFILIMTYNNWLWAFHAGAHAIVGIIVVILALINPLMALARPHPDQPKRFIFNWAHWAVGTAARILGVVAIFLGMDLAALDLPPAATFLMVGWVIWHALAEVVLEIHNCSTSSKPGRSEEMEMDTAAGDPKAKPLRGGNYTGGHGIRKGILGLYVLGMLGFLIALLVYVGLN from the exons ATGAGCTTCTTGCAGACAAATAAG ATGTGGCGAGTTATTTTATCGCTGCTGGCCGTGACAGCGGTCGTGCGGGCGTACCCGTCAGGCGCCCCATCCACAGCCTGTACGGACATGTTCCCCCAACACGGGCCCTCCGAGCAGACCAGCACACCTCCGTATGAACTAGTTGTTGACAAAACTACATACGCAGGAGGGGAAGAAGTTCAAG TGACTTTACAACGTACTGGTAACTCTGCAACATTTAAGGGGTTCTTTATCCAAGCCCGCACCGTCGGATCAACAGATGCACAGGGAAGATTCACTACTCTTGACTCTGGCACCACCAAAACTGTCAACTGTGGCAGTGAGGCAAACTCAGAA AATGGAGTAACCCACACAGGTcggacagagaagacagaggtAGCTGTCACATGGACTGCACCTGCCAACCGTGTGGGACACATTCAGTTCAG GGCCACAGTTGTACAGACAGAGACAGTTTTCTGGGTGAGTGAAGTGACGTCTGCCTATGTGGAGGACCCCACTGCTGGGCCTGTACCCACACCCGCAAGTTCGGATTCCCAAGATGTTGGG GTGACTTCCAATGGATGTGGCTCCACCAAAGGCTGTTACCAGGCTCCCACTAACTGTGCTCCACCCTCTTGTGAGTACTTCTCCTCCTGGCAAACCAGTGGTGACAGCGTTCTGTTTGAAGTCAGCGGGACGTCCAACGGATACGTGGCTGTGGGCATCTCTGCCGATAACACAATG GGGTTGGATGACATCTATGAGTGTGTGTATAACTCAGACTCAGGTGACACCACTGTGTACTCCTCATGGAGCACTGGAAAGTCCATGCCAGAAAGGGACACTACCCAGCcacag GGTGGAATCTCGACCATTGTCGGGTCGTATGTGGAGGGTGTCGTGTCGTGTAAGTTCACCAGATCGATCAACGATGCCGCAGCTGGCAGAAGGAAGAGACAGGCGAAGGTCAACAACGGGAGGTTTTACGACCTGAACGACGATTTCTACGTACTGATGTCAAAGGGGTCTACAAGTGGAA ATGCTCTGTCGTACCATGCTACTAATCGCGTGGTTTCATCTGGTAAGGTCGACTTCCAAAGTAACACCCAAGTGACTGGTGCAGGGAGCCCTGACATCGTTAAGGCACATG GTTCCCTGATGATGATTGCCTGGATCTGTACTGCCAGTGTCGGCGTCCTCATGGCACGTTTCTTCAAACATCTCTGGCCGGACAGCCAGCTCTGCAAGGAGAAAGTCTGGTTTGCT ATCCACCGTGCAATGATGATCAGCACAGTTCTCCTGACCATCATTGCCTTCATTCTCATCATGACTTACAACAACTGGCTCTGGGCTTTC CATGCTGGTGCTCATGCCATAGTGGGAATCATCGTGGTCATCCTAGCACTGATCAACCCTCTCATGGCCCTGGCACGACCTCACCCTGACCAGCCCAA GCGCTTCATCTTCAACTGGGCCCACTGGGCTGTTGGTACCGCTGCCCGGATTCTGGGGG TGGTGGCCATATTCCTGGGGATGGACCTTGCTGCGCTGGACCTCCCTCCGGCCGCGACCTTCCTCATGGTTGGCTGGGTCATCTGGCACGCCCTGGCCGAGGTCGTCCTGGAGATCCACAACTGTTCCACCAGCTCCAAAC ctGGCCGTTCTGAAGAGATGGAGATGGATACCGCTGCTGGAGACCCAAAAGCAAAGCCTCTACGTGGTGGAAACTACACCGGG GGCCATGGCATCAGGAAGGGGATCCTTGGCCTGTATGTGTTGGGCATGCTGGGCTTCCTGATCGCCCTGCTGGTATATGTCGGGCTCAACTGA
- the LOC136444732 gene encoding putative ferric-chelate reductase 1 isoform X2, protein MWRVILSLLAVTAVVRAYPSGAPSTACTDMFPQHGPSEQTSTPPYELVVDKTTYAGGEEVQVTLQRTGNSATFKGFFIQARTVGSTDAQGRFTTLDSGTTKTVNCGSEANSENGVTHTGRTEKTEVAVTWTAPANRVGHIQFRATVVQTETVFWVSEVTSAYVEDPTAGPVPTPASSDSQDVGVTSNGCGSTKGCYQAPTNCAPPSCEYFSSWQTSGDSVLFEVSGTSNGYVAVGISADNTMGLDDIYECVYNSDSGDTTVYSSWSTGKSMPERDTTQPQGGISTIVGSYVEGVVSCKFTRSINDAAAGRRKRQAKVNNGRFYDLNDDFYVLMSKGSTSGNALSYHATNRVVSSGKVDFQSNTQVTGAGSPDIVKAHGSLMMIAWICTASVGVLMARFFKHLWPDSQLCKEKVWFAIHRAMMISTVLLTIIAFILIMTYNNWLWAFHAGAHAIVGIIVVILALINPLMALARPHPDQPKRFIFNWAHWAVGTAARILGVVAIFLGMDLAALDLPPAATFLMVGWVIWHALAEVVLEIHNCSTSSKPGRSEEMEMDTAAGDPKAKPLRGGNYTGGHGIRKGILGLYVLGMLGFLIALLVYVGLN, encoded by the exons ATGTGGCGAGTTATTTTATCGCTGCTGGCCGTGACAGCGGTCGTGCGGGCGTACCCGTCAGGCGCCCCATCCACAGCCTGTACGGACATGTTCCCCCAACACGGGCCCTCCGAGCAGACCAGCACACCTCCGTATGAACTAGTTGTTGACAAAACTACATACGCAGGAGGGGAAGAAGTTCAAG TGACTTTACAACGTACTGGTAACTCTGCAACATTTAAGGGGTTCTTTATCCAAGCCCGCACCGTCGGATCAACAGATGCACAGGGAAGATTCACTACTCTTGACTCTGGCACCACCAAAACTGTCAACTGTGGCAGTGAGGCAAACTCAGAA AATGGAGTAACCCACACAGGTcggacagagaagacagaggtAGCTGTCACATGGACTGCACCTGCCAACCGTGTGGGACACATTCAGTTCAG GGCCACAGTTGTACAGACAGAGACAGTTTTCTGGGTGAGTGAAGTGACGTCTGCCTATGTGGAGGACCCCACTGCTGGGCCTGTACCCACACCCGCAAGTTCGGATTCCCAAGATGTTGGG GTGACTTCCAATGGATGTGGCTCCACCAAAGGCTGTTACCAGGCTCCCACTAACTGTGCTCCACCCTCTTGTGAGTACTTCTCCTCCTGGCAAACCAGTGGTGACAGCGTTCTGTTTGAAGTCAGCGGGACGTCCAACGGATACGTGGCTGTGGGCATCTCTGCCGATAACACAATG GGGTTGGATGACATCTATGAGTGTGTGTATAACTCAGACTCAGGTGACACCACTGTGTACTCCTCATGGAGCACTGGAAAGTCCATGCCAGAAAGGGACACTACCCAGCcacag GGTGGAATCTCGACCATTGTCGGGTCGTATGTGGAGGGTGTCGTGTCGTGTAAGTTCACCAGATCGATCAACGATGCCGCAGCTGGCAGAAGGAAGAGACAGGCGAAGGTCAACAACGGGAGGTTTTACGACCTGAACGACGATTTCTACGTACTGATGTCAAAGGGGTCTACAAGTGGAA ATGCTCTGTCGTACCATGCTACTAATCGCGTGGTTTCATCTGGTAAGGTCGACTTCCAAAGTAACACCCAAGTGACTGGTGCAGGGAGCCCTGACATCGTTAAGGCACATG GTTCCCTGATGATGATTGCCTGGATCTGTACTGCCAGTGTCGGCGTCCTCATGGCACGTTTCTTCAAACATCTCTGGCCGGACAGCCAGCTCTGCAAGGAGAAAGTCTGGTTTGCT ATCCACCGTGCAATGATGATCAGCACAGTTCTCCTGACCATCATTGCCTTCATTCTCATCATGACTTACAACAACTGGCTCTGGGCTTTC CATGCTGGTGCTCATGCCATAGTGGGAATCATCGTGGTCATCCTAGCACTGATCAACCCTCTCATGGCCCTGGCACGACCTCACCCTGACCAGCCCAA GCGCTTCATCTTCAACTGGGCCCACTGGGCTGTTGGTACCGCTGCCCGGATTCTGGGGG TGGTGGCCATATTCCTGGGGATGGACCTTGCTGCGCTGGACCTCCCTCCGGCCGCGACCTTCCTCATGGTTGGCTGGGTCATCTGGCACGCCCTGGCCGAGGTCGTCCTGGAGATCCACAACTGTTCCACCAGCTCCAAAC ctGGCCGTTCTGAAGAGATGGAGATGGATACCGCTGCTGGAGACCCAAAAGCAAAGCCTCTACGTGGTGGAAACTACACCGGG GGCCATGGCATCAGGAAGGGGATCCTTGGCCTGTATGTGTTGGGCATGCTGGGCTTCCTGATCGCCCTGCTGGTATATGTCGGGCTCAACTGA